The following coding sequences are from one Candidatus Nanopelagicus hibericus window:
- the kdsA gene encoding 3-deoxy-8-phosphooctulonate synthase, producing the protein MTSKIIEIGYGNVKRVKIGGNGKLVLIGGPCAIENRDHALMMADQISKICDELGVDWVYKSCFDKDCRSSPDSFHGVGIDQGLEILSEVRNEFGIPVTSDFSDPAWAAATGEVCDLVQVPAYLCRQTSILRAAAKTGRPIHLKKGQFMSPWNMKNSVKKIEAAGGTQILLADRGTFFGYNMLVNDMKSFAIMAKTGYPVCYDITHSIQMPTSMGEISGGEREFIPPLTRAAAAAGIDAIFAEIHNDPPNALSDPNTVLNIAHLKHVLGQARDIHNFRLELLEKYGVDNVY; encoded by the coding sequence ATGACATCAAAAATTATCGAAATAGGCTACGGTAATGTAAAACGAGTTAAAATCGGCGGGAATGGAAAATTAGTTCTTATTGGTGGTCCGTGTGCAATAGAGAACAGAGATCACGCATTGATGATGGCAGATCAAATTTCAAAAATTTGTGACGAACTTGGTGTTGATTGGGTGTACAAATCATGTTTTGATAAAGACTGTAGATCGTCACCAGATAGCTTCCATGGAGTTGGCATCGACCAAGGTTTAGAGATTTTATCTGAGGTAAGAAATGAGTTTGGCATACCGGTTACGTCAGATTTCTCTGATCCTGCCTGGGCTGCAGCAACTGGGGAAGTTTGTGACCTTGTGCAAGTTCCAGCATATTTATGTCGACAAACCTCAATACTCCGTGCTGCTGCAAAAACTGGTAGACCCATACACTTAAAAAAAGGACAATTCATGAGTCCATGGAACATGAAGAACTCAGTAAAGAAAATAGAAGCAGCTGGTGGAACCCAGATATTATTGGCAGATCGCGGAACTTTCTTTGGATACAACATGCTTGTAAATGACATGAAGTCTTTTGCAATAATGGCAAAAACTGGTTATCCAGTATGTTATGACATAACCCATTCAATTCAGATGCCTACATCTATGGGAGAAATATCAGGTGGCGAACGTGAATTTATACCTCCGCTAACTCGAGCAGCAGCAGCAGCAGGAATCGATGCAATATTTGCAGAGATACACAATGATCCTCCCAACGCATTATCTGACCCAAACACAGTTTTAAATATTGCTCACCTAAAGCATGTGCTGGGCCAAGCCCGCGACATTCACAATTTCCGGCTAGAATTACTTGAAAAATACGGGGTTGATAATGTCTACTAA
- a CDS encoding CBS domain-containing protein, whose amino-acid sequence MSTNEIVSSRMIKINSFPILDENVSLKSALDSMSKYSLGVACFVNKQNQFVGILTDGDLRRLILNKQSPLPALLITSAIEFGTRSPKNIKENDTISKAIALMDESRIWDLPVLNELGNVVGLLNRHNL is encoded by the coding sequence ATGTCTACTAATGAAATAGTAAGTTCGAGAATGATCAAAATTAATAGCTTTCCAATATTAGACGAAAATGTAAGCTTGAAGTCTGCGCTGGATAGCATGAGTAAATATTCACTTGGAGTTGCTTGTTTTGTTAATAAACAAAACCAGTTTGTTGGTATTTTAACTGACGGCGATTTAAGAAGACTTATTCTCAATAAACAAAGCCCACTACCAGCCTTACTCATAACGTCTGCCATTGAATTTGGAACTAGATCTCCAAAAAATATAAAAGAAAACGACACAATAAGTAAGGCAATCGCATTGATGGACGAAAGTCGTATATGGGATCTTCCTGTGCTAAATGAGCTTGGAAATGTAGTAGGACTTTTAAATCGCCATAATTTATAA
- a CDS encoding cytidylyltransferase domain-containing protein — MMQKINEVTILIPARLNSQRLPNKLLLEINGLPIIEHVRRRAELNEFGADVYVVSNDKKILKTISGYGGKTLQTHRKHLNGTSRCSEAAEQLKSKFYLILQGDEILALPRHINQLINESINKPNSKVINLISKLEKESELKDKNIVKCLIGMNKQVIALFRKSPLTSKSKTQMQLIYKVLGMFLFESNTLSQIAKQPIQPLEKTELIEQLRLQEIGITINSLLVDISLESVNIASDLSKVKKKLKNDKEQKQILAKILNYEN, encoded by the coding sequence ATGATGCAAAAAATAAATGAAGTTACCATTCTAATTCCAGCAAGGTTAAATTCACAAAGGCTACCTAACAAATTACTACTCGAAATAAATGGCTTACCAATAATTGAGCATGTACGACGACGAGCTGAATTAAATGAATTCGGAGCGGACGTATATGTTGTATCAAATGACAAAAAGATATTGAAAACTATCTCGGGATATGGTGGCAAAACACTACAAACTCATAGAAAACATCTAAATGGCACCAGCCGGTGTTCGGAAGCAGCCGAACAGTTAAAATCGAAATTCTATTTAATTCTTCAAGGCGATGAAATACTGGCTCTACCACGACACATCAACCAATTAATAAATGAATCTATCAATAAACCAAACTCAAAAGTAATTAATTTAATATCGAAGCTAGAAAAAGAATCAGAATTGAAAGACAAGAATATTGTTAAATGCTTAATAGGTATGAACAAGCAAGTCATCGCACTTTTCCGAAAATCTCCACTAACCTCAAAGAGTAAAACACAAATGCAACTAATATATAAAGTACTCGGCATGTTTCTTTTCGAATCAAATACATTATCCCAAATAGCTAAGCAACCTATTCAACCACTGGAAAAAACTGAACTAATTGAACAATTACGACTTCAAGAAATCGGAATAACTATAAACTCTTTACTAGTTGATATATCTCTTGAATCAGTAAATATAGCCTCGGACCTTTCTAAGGTGAAGAAAAAACTGAAAAACGATAAAGAACAAAAACAGATCTTGGCTAAAATTCTCAATTATGAAAATTAA
- a CDS encoding glycosyltransferase codes for MNNRTTNIDSQEVLLPIYGILVATKDRPQQLNKFLESVSNLSLLPIEVVIASSGIDITEVIKKYTDKLNLKHVHLSSSGQVIQKKLGLKYFSENLNWIAFFDDDIILLPDSIENVFVDISRLSKQNKIAGIGMSCAPSYASVRKSQYKLMKKLFLSSDKNLGQVNKSGYNASYMSSHEVIETQWLNGASIWKAELAKKYNVPFDKIRHAIGEDLFFSFQNLKYGKLFFSPSSKFIFQKYPEDHFQLTYFVLHTYIQLFFVLTNKELSVLAFYWRFIGSTINAMISKDLRSLKFLTDMITISKLFLDVTSLVFTKKDATHILEFRINK; via the coding sequence ATGAATAACAGAACTACAAATATAGATAGTCAAGAAGTTCTTTTGCCAATTTATGGGATTTTAGTGGCAACAAAAGACAGGCCACAGCAGCTTAATAAATTTCTCGAATCTGTAAGCAATTTGTCATTATTGCCAATAGAAGTGGTAATTGCATCTTCAGGAATCGACATAACTGAAGTAATAAAAAAATATACGGATAAATTAAATTTGAAGCATGTGCATTTATCAAGTAGTGGACAAGTTATTCAGAAGAAACTTGGGCTGAAGTATTTTTCTGAAAACCTAAATTGGATAGCTTTTTTTGATGACGATATTATTTTGTTGCCCGATTCCATTGAAAATGTATTTGTTGATATATCAAGACTTTCTAAACAAAACAAAATTGCTGGTATCGGGATGTCTTGTGCTCCAAGTTATGCATCTGTTCGAAAATCACAGTATAAATTGATGAAGAAATTGTTCTTAAGCTCAGATAAAAACTTAGGGCAGGTAAATAAAAGTGGCTATAACGCAAGTTATATGAGTAGCCACGAAGTTATTGAAACTCAATGGTTGAATGGTGCTTCGATTTGGAAAGCAGAGTTAGCTAAAAAATATAATGTGCCGTTTGACAAAATACGCCACGCTATTGGCGAAGATCTATTTTTTTCTTTCCAGAATCTTAAATATGGAAAACTTTTCTTTAGCCCTTCAAGCAAGTTTATATTTCAAAAATATCCTGAAGATCATTTCCAATTAACCTATTTTGTGCTTCATACTTACATACAATTATTTTTTGTCTTAACAAATAAAGAGCTTTCTGTACTAGCATTTTATTGGAGATTTATAGGTTCCACAATTAACGCGATGATTAGCAAAGATTTGAGATCTTTGAAGTTCTTAACAGATATGATTACCATATCTAAGCTTTTTTTAGACGTCACGTCACTTGTATTCACCAAAAAAGATGCTACCCATATTTTAGAATTTAGAATAAATAAATGA
- a CDS encoding dTDP-4-dehydrorhamnose reductase family protein: MSSVFDKNEFLRFSSTETDFLVLGGTGLLGSEFVNELSKTHSVAATFHEVQPFKVGRVNWHKLNAIDLVSINELIYLLRPKVVINCIALTDIDKCELYPKLAADLNHLLPQTLAKICSELGIYLIHISTDHYDSSLRIPRKEQDVVFGINQYGITKMQGENSILDLNVSALILRTNFFSYSLLRSNSFLNWIVNNLEKDQIIKGFTDIEFSPISIAELISCTFALQEMRISGIVNVSSNKSISKYDFISLVAKAFNFEANLIEPSVSDEVKGRVRRPTYMSLDNERLSSIMHRKMISLDSMIDQVSDGYFNSRSNKK; the protein is encoded by the coding sequence GTGAGTAGCGTATTCGATAAAAATGAATTTCTAAGATTTAGTAGTACGGAAACGGATTTCCTGGTTTTAGGAGGCACGGGGTTATTAGGGTCAGAGTTTGTAAATGAATTATCAAAGACTCACTCGGTTGCTGCAACTTTTCATGAGGTACAACCTTTTAAGGTTGGTCGAGTAAACTGGCACAAACTCAATGCCATCGATTTAGTTTCAATCAATGAACTAATCTATCTATTGCGACCAAAGGTCGTTATCAATTGCATAGCTTTAACTGATATTGATAAATGTGAGTTGTACCCAAAACTTGCCGCAGATCTAAATCATTTATTGCCCCAAACACTAGCCAAGATTTGCTCCGAGCTTGGAATATATCTAATCCACATCAGCACAGATCACTACGATTCATCATTAAGAATTCCTCGGAAAGAGCAAGATGTTGTATTTGGAATAAATCAATATGGAATAACCAAAATGCAGGGTGAAAATTCAATCCTAGATTTGAATGTTTCAGCTTTAATTTTACGCACTAATTTTTTCAGCTACTCACTGTTGCGAAGTAATTCATTTCTTAATTGGATAGTCAATAACTTAGAAAAGGATCAAATAATTAAAGGATTCACTGACATCGAGTTCTCACCTATTTCAATCGCTGAATTGATTAGTTGCACTTTTGCACTACAAGAAATGAGAATTAGTGGAATAGTGAATGTTTCTAGCAATAAATCTATTTCAAAATACGATTTTATAAGCTTAGTTGCAAAAGCGTTTAATTTTGAAGCAAACTTAATTGAACCTTCAGTGAGCGATGAAGTCAAAGGCAGAGTTAGGCGCCCAACTTATATGTCGCTAGATAATGAGCGATTATCCTCTATTATGCATCGTAAAATGATTTCATTAGATAGTATGATTGATCAAGTGAGTGACGGCTATTTCAATAGTCGGTCCAATAAAAAGTAG
- the pseB gene encoding UDP-N-acetylglucosamine 4,6-dehydratase (inverting), whose translation METLKNKTVMITGGTGSFGQSFVRKILEENEVESVIVFSRDELKQFEMQANLDNQKVRFVLGDVRDYKRLLEVSTDVDVIIHAAAMKQITAAELNPIEAIKTNVLGAENIVRVAIENEISSVIALSTDKASNPANLYGATKLCSDKLIIAGNNLTRDKLPIFSVVRYGNILGSRGSVIPLFLQQAKTGTITITNEKMTRFWLSLDDGVDFVLKSIKTMQGGEIFIPKIPSFRVIDAAKVVAPEAKINIIGIRPGEKLHEIMITEDDSFHTREFENSYVILSPDLIKSNSYKNSGKPVAENFRYSSDTNALWHTHESFKEKLASIGLV comes from the coding sequence ATGGAGACATTAAAAAACAAAACGGTGATGATTACTGGTGGAACTGGTTCTTTTGGGCAGTCATTCGTGAGAAAAATACTAGAGGAGAACGAAGTTGAATCCGTAATAGTTTTTAGTCGTGATGAACTTAAACAATTTGAAATGCAGGCTAATCTAGACAACCAGAAAGTTAGATTTGTTTTAGGCGATGTAAGAGACTATAAACGCCTTTTGGAAGTTTCAACCGATGTTGATGTCATAATTCATGCAGCAGCAATGAAACAAATAACCGCAGCTGAGTTAAATCCTATTGAAGCAATAAAAACTAATGTTCTAGGAGCCGAAAACATAGTGCGAGTAGCAATTGAAAATGAAATCAGTTCAGTTATTGCATTAAGTACTGATAAAGCTTCCAACCCAGCAAATTTGTATGGTGCTACAAAATTATGTTCAGACAAATTAATCATTGCTGGTAATAACTTGACTCGAGATAAGTTACCGATTTTTTCTGTAGTTCGCTACGGTAATATTCTTGGATCAAGGGGAAGTGTGATTCCATTATTTTTACAGCAAGCCAAAACAGGAACTATCACTATCACGAATGAGAAAATGACCAGATTTTGGCTCTCATTAGATGATGGAGTCGACTTTGTTTTAAAAAGTATCAAAACTATGCAAGGAGGGGAAATATTTATTCCGAAAATTCCAAGCTTTAGAGTAATCGATGCTGCCAAAGTTGTTGCGCCAGAAGCAAAAATTAATATTATTGGAATACGGCCAGGCGAAAAACTACATGAAATTATGATCACAGAAGATGACTCATTCCACACTCGCGAATTCGAGAATTCTTATGTAATCCTCTCCCCTGACTTGATAAAATCAAATTCTTATAAGAATTCTGGAAAACCAGTAGCCGAAAATTTTAGATACTCAAGTGACACTAATGCACTATGGCATACCCATGAATCATTTAAAGAGAAATTAGCGAGTATCGGTCTTGTTTAG
- a CDS encoding PIG-L deacetylase family protein, which produces MAHPDDEILGCGGLLAKHSKSITFQVLFLAEGSSCRYDKSDLEKAKISIAEREKSAKEALSIFEPDRISFTNLPCGRLDQVPILEMNKTIESHIKDFKPSTIFTHSENDTNSDHRRVAESVFMASRPGALNTVSNVVSAEIPSSSEWNFNQPFQPNYFIKLTDSQLNMKIEALLKYKSEIRDYPFPRSPEGISAFARYRGIQSGNEFAEAFRIIRSIENS; this is translated from the coding sequence ATGGCCCATCCGGATGACGAAATTCTGGGGTGCGGAGGACTGTTAGCAAAGCATTCAAAGTCCATTACATTCCAAGTTTTATTTTTAGCCGAAGGCAGTAGTTGTCGCTATGACAAATCGGATTTAGAGAAGGCTAAAATTTCTATAGCCGAGCGTGAAAAAAGTGCGAAGGAAGCCTTAAGCATTTTTGAACCCGACCGAATAAGTTTCACGAACTTACCATGTGGCCGACTGGATCAAGTTCCTATTTTAGAGATGAATAAAACCATCGAATCACATATAAAGGATTTTAAACCTTCAACAATTTTCACCCATTCTGAGAATGATACGAATAGTGATCACCGTAGAGTTGCAGAATCTGTTTTTATGGCAAGTCGCCCAGGAGCATTAAATACGGTTTCGAACGTCGTGAGCGCTGAAATTCCATCTTCGTCAGAATGGAATTTTAACCAACCATTTCAGCCAAACTACTTCATAAAACTGACTGACAGTCAATTGAATATGAAAATCGAAGCACTCTTAAAATACAAATCTGAAATTCGAGATTATCCATTTCCTCGTTCGCCAGAAGGTATCTCGGCATTCGCACGATACAGAGGAATCCAATCAGGCAATGAATTTGCTGAAGCTTTTCGAATAATTAGGAGCATAGAAAATTCATGA
- a CDS encoding ATP-grasp domain-containing protein: MRILMTGAGGPSTEAILKLWSPKHELFFTDAKIDSITPQVSSDKRFFVPYATDEQFLQSITNLTKRLQIDILISQVDEELPIIAGNKKLFNPTLLLIPDENFINLFLNKLQSGIKMNENKILEPGTKVLNNESKFEGLPVIFKPCFGRGSRSIFHAETQEEFEALKNYLLTQEELFITQQKIHGDEYSVQVLANSRGILKGITPILIKGKRGSTTSGVVSNNSEVIKACLNFHEVFKTSGTYNIQLMLNKDQAYIFEVNPRVSTTMCVSLFGGSDPVDIYFDSGIEENIKFLLEGTKLQRHWNHTFSMNGN; the protein is encoded by the coding sequence TTGAGAATTTTAATGACTGGTGCAGGAGGGCCTTCAACTGAAGCAATTTTGAAATTATGGAGTCCTAAACATGAACTTTTTTTTACTGACGCCAAAATTGATAGCATCACTCCTCAGGTTTCAAGTGATAAAAGATTTTTTGTTCCCTACGCGACTGATGAACAGTTTCTGCAATCAATTACTAACTTAACAAAGAGACTTCAGATAGATATCTTGATCAGTCAAGTTGATGAAGAATTACCAATAATTGCAGGAAATAAAAAACTATTTAATCCAACTTTACTATTAATACCGGATGAGAATTTCATAAACCTTTTTCTAAATAAATTGCAGTCGGGGATTAAAATGAATGAGAATAAAATTTTAGAACCAGGCACTAAAGTATTGAATAATGAATCAAAATTTGAGGGCCTTCCTGTAATTTTTAAACCCTGTTTTGGACGTGGATCTAGAAGTATTTTTCATGCAGAAACACAAGAAGAGTTCGAAGCGTTAAAGAATTATTTGCTGACTCAAGAAGAATTATTTATCACGCAACAAAAAATTCATGGAGACGAATATTCAGTTCAAGTTCTTGCGAATTCAAGAGGAATCTTGAAGGGTATAACTCCAATACTTATAAAAGGAAAAAGAGGTAGCACTACGAGTGGAGTTGTTTCAAATAATAGTGAGGTGATTAAAGCATGCTTAAATTTTCATGAAGTATTCAAGACAAGTGGTACATATAACATTCAACTTATGTTAAACAAAGACCAAGCCTATATTTTCGAAGTCAACCCCCGTGTTTCTACCACTATGTGTGTTTCTTTATTCGGAGGATCAGATCCAGTAGATATCTATTTTGATAGTGGTATTGAAGAAAACATAAAATTCTTGTTGGAAGGTACAAAACTTCAGAGGCATTGGAATCATACTTTTTCTATGAATGGCAATTAA
- a CDS encoding NAD-dependent epimerase/dehydratase family protein — MKILIVGGTRFIGKNLVSLLVKTNVEFVLTSRRINPDVPHSQQIICEREEFTKSAGSKQKFDLIVDFNGYSANQFYDFNLRASKSKYFFVSTAWIDRPINAARTNDSRPLAKTLFNSLETNYVKAKKEAEEKVIESYGHNATILRLPIVLGFDDHHKRLDYTIYRIRNSNKYILPSNGNNILETILVNDVSRIMLKLILNSDKDIPNYLNFKPPQKTTYLNYVSKISSFLQKDTEFVDIEVDAFTKNLGKVAVCDPFWRESESDATGKNAFQITNSQPTGISDILPYLLKSNLINAVQHEAFLQERTYFARNR, encoded by the coding sequence ATGAAAATTCTTATAGTTGGAGGAACCCGATTTATTGGTAAAAACCTAGTGTCACTATTAGTAAAAACGAATGTTGAATTTGTCTTAACTTCTAGAAGAATCAACCCTGACGTACCACATTCGCAACAGATAATTTGCGAACGCGAGGAATTTACTAAAAGTGCGGGCAGCAAGCAAAAATTTGATCTTATAGTTGACTTTAATGGTTACAGTGCAAACCAATTTTACGATTTCAATTTACGAGCTTCTAAATCAAAGTATTTCTTTGTAAGTACTGCGTGGATTGATCGCCCAATTAATGCTGCACGTACGAACGATTCTCGTCCTTTAGCAAAAACTTTATTCAATTCACTCGAAACAAATTATGTCAAGGCAAAAAAAGAAGCTGAAGAGAAGGTAATAGAAAGTTATGGACATAATGCAACAATTTTGCGTTTACCAATCGTCTTGGGTTTCGATGATCATCATAAACGTCTCGATTACACTATTTACAGAATAAGAAATTCCAATAAATATATTTTGCCAAGTAATGGGAATAACATTTTAGAAACAATTCTTGTGAACGACGTATCAAGAATTATGTTAAAACTCATTTTGAATTCAGATAAAGACATTCCCAATTATTTGAACTTCAAACCACCCCAAAAAACAACTTACTTAAACTATGTAAGCAAAATATCATCATTTTTGCAGAAAGATACTGAATTTGTAGATATTGAAGTTGACGCATTCACAAAAAATTTGGGAAAAGTAGCAGTATGTGACCCTTTTTGGAGAGAGTCTGAAAGTGATGCAACGGGTAAGAATGCTTTTCAAATAACTAATTCACAACCGACCGGTATTAGCGATATCCTCCCTTATCTACTGAAATCGAATTTAATAAATGCAGTTCAACATGAAGCTTTCTTGCAAGAAAGGACATATTTTGCTCGAAACAGATAG
- a CDS encoding inositol monophosphatase family protein: protein MLETDSIDDIKEFLSALGKKLVAFSPEKIETVSEINENLKTNIDQIAHDFMIEKLNLLSKLPVISEEDPISISKPRPNKYWIIDPIDGTRSLVNGYQTYVCQVALIENAMPIMSVVYEPALNNFYHSIKGRGSYKNDQKLNSNPQKLPDSIIDNYPEPISSIKNLIENTSISKYLECGSIALKMCRVADMSADLFLKKTRVFDWDIAPAALIVQEMGGVVKTLSGNQILYEGNFKKDNLLVSANQSIHEYTLGKIKELNGFND from the coding sequence TTGCTCGAAACAGATAGTATTGACGACATAAAGGAATTTTTGAGTGCTCTAGGAAAAAAACTAGTTGCTTTTTCTCCCGAGAAAATTGAAACAGTAAGTGAAATTAATGAAAACTTGAAAACAAATATTGATCAAATTGCTCATGACTTTATGATTGAAAAACTCAATCTGTTGAGTAAATTGCCCGTCATTAGCGAAGAAGATCCTATATCCATTAGTAAACCAAGGCCAAATAAATATTGGATTATCGACCCCATTGACGGAACACGTAGTTTGGTTAATGGATATCAAACTTATGTTTGCCAAGTCGCATTAATTGAGAATGCAATGCCAATTATGTCTGTTGTTTATGAACCTGCGTTAAATAATTTTTACCATAGTATTAAAGGTCGAGGATCATACAAGAATGATCAAAAATTGAATTCAAACCCACAGAAGTTGCCCGATTCAATAATTGATAATTATCCCGAACCAATTTCATCGATTAAAAACTTGATCGAAAATACAAGCATATCTAAATACTTAGAATGTGGGAGCATAGCTCTAAAAATGTGCAGAGTGGCTGATATGTCTGCCGATCTATTTTTAAAGAAAACACGAGTTTTTGATTGGGATATTGCACCCGCTGCCTTGATTGTTCAAGAAATGGGGGGTGTAGTAAAAACACTGTCTGGCAATCAAATCTTATATGAAGGAAATTTTAAAAAAGATAATTTATTAGTGTCAGCCAACCAGTCAATACATGAATATACTTTGGGTAAAATTAAGGAATTGAATGGCTTTAATGATTGA
- a CDS encoding glycosyltransferase family 2 protein has protein sequence MALMIDKRKYELSIIVPVTKMHGRLDNFKKMVEDISNFSIQLIVVHDINDDKTGRELQIVLKNNKNIKLIEGKYGSAGGARNAGLELVNSEWIGFWDSDDKPEVEQYLDLVAKIKKEQNLVGYGNFLKISAMPKKLQKSKNSFNVEGATNSLKPYKNPGIWRWIFASEVLKNTRFPNLKLGEDVCFLFSTLQKVDKITKSSQVVYKYFVDNPLQSTELWKNDTRIFLVIKFMNENFISNQKNQNIAIGLLVNQFYSSLKLDKLRYKAISIKLFIKIFFKMNLSEKKLCVKLLITIPLNFLET, from the coding sequence ATGGCTTTAATGATTGATAAAAGAAAATATGAATTATCAATAATCGTGCCAGTGACAAAAATGCATGGGCGTTTAGATAACTTCAAAAAAATGGTTGAAGATATAAGCAATTTTTCAATTCAATTAATAGTTGTTCACGATATAAATGACGATAAAACTGGACGCGAGTTGCAGATAGTCCTTAAAAATAATAAGAACATAAAATTGATTGAAGGAAAATATGGTTCAGCTGGTGGTGCACGTAATGCCGGCCTAGAATTGGTTAATTCCGAATGGATAGGATTTTGGGATAGTGACGATAAACCGGAAGTAGAGCAATACTTAGATTTAGTGGCAAAGATTAAAAAAGAACAAAATTTAGTCGGATACGGAAATTTTTTAAAAATTTCGGCCATGCCTAAAAAATTACAAAAATCTAAAAATTCCTTCAATGTCGAGGGTGCAACTAATTCTCTAAAGCCATATAAAAATCCAGGAATCTGGCGGTGGATTTTCGCGAGTGAGGTTCTAAAAAATACAAGGTTTCCAAACCTAAAACTCGGAGAAGATGTTTGCTTCCTTTTTTCCACCCTTCAAAAAGTGGATAAGATCACTAAATCGAGTCAGGTAGTCTATAAATATTTTGTAGATAATCCATTACAAAGTACTGAATTATGGAAAAATGACACTCGGATATTTCTCGTTATCAAGTTCATGAACGAAAACTTTATTTCTAATCAAAAGAACCAAAATATCGCCATCGGTTTATTGGTTAATCAATTTTACAGTAGTTTAAAGCTTGATAAATTACGGTATAAAGCTATTTCAATCAAATTATTTATAAAAATTTTCTTTAAGATGAATCTCTCTGAAAAGAAATTATGCGTTAAATTGTTGATCACAATTCCTTTAAATTTTTTGGAGACATGA
- a CDS encoding alpha-1,2-fucosyltransferase, whose product MKIGKTEDSNLPIIYIHAGLGNQLFQLAAANVLCEDGKYLIDISSFNNSEDFLSKFSFGKKLNILPMKKKQFMEQKLINLIIRANYRPNRKQKTQWIYFLADIVSKNILSKVYLKGRTIVTSSNLGFDEQLIIKKPHSYLIGYFQSYVWPSKPINKNFFKDMQLIKSNSDFDYYRELSKVEKPLVVHIRLGDYLAQKSFGILSKKYFHDAIESLWNINKYKKVWIFSNEPDKIKSYVPSHLSSLCRTIDLNLNDAAATLQLMKYGHGYVLSNSTFGWWGAFLSINDEVDVVVPNPWFKVAVDPDQIIPANWSRMSGWPIHNTLQGRI is encoded by the coding sequence GTGAAAATAGGAAAAACAGAAGATAGCAATTTGCCAATTATATATATTCACGCAGGTCTTGGGAATCAATTATTTCAATTGGCCGCAGCCAATGTTTTGTGTGAGGATGGAAAATATTTGATCGACATTAGTAGTTTCAATAATTCAGAAGATTTTTTATCTAAATTTAGTTTTGGTAAGAAATTAAATATTCTTCCGATGAAAAAAAAGCAGTTCATGGAGCAGAAACTAATAAATTTGATTATTAGGGCCAATTATCGACCAAATAGGAAACAAAAAACACAATGGATTTATTTTCTTGCTGATATTGTTTCGAAAAATATTTTATCAAAAGTTTATTTGAAAGGAAGAACAATAGTTACATCTTCAAACTTAGGATTCGATGAGCAGTTAATCATTAAAAAGCCACACTCATATTTAATTGGTTATTTTCAATCTTATGTTTGGCCATCTAAGCCAATCAACAAAAACTTTTTTAAAGATATGCAGCTAATTAAAAGTAATTCTGATTTTGATTATTATCGTGAACTATCCAAAGTTGAGAAACCTTTAGTTGTTCACATTCGTTTAGGAGATTATCTTGCTCAAAAATCATTTGGAATTCTAAGTAAAAAATATTTTCATGATGCTATAGAAAGTTTATGGAACATTAATAAGTATAAGAAAGTATGGATATTTTCTAATGAGCCTGATAAAATTAAATCATATGTACCAAGCCATTTAAGTTCTTTATGTAGAACTATTGATTTAAATTTGAATGATGCCGCTGCTACTTTGCAATTGATGAAATATGGCCATGGGTACGTATTGTCTAATTCGACATTTGGTTGGTGGGGTGCATTTTTATCAATTAATGATGAAGTAGATGTAGTTGTTCCTAATCCTTGGTTTAAAGTAGCAGTCGATCCAGATCAAATCATCCCTGCAAACTGGTCCAGAATGAGTGGTTGGCCAATTCATAACACACTCCAAGGTCGCATTTAA